From Rudanella lutea DSM 19387, a single genomic window includes:
- a CDS encoding S8 family peptidase produces MSKRLLTIGAVLALYACSPERAIVVEPKDAPIEHISLHANDDKLIPKPEIDAFIEQQADKDKEHLFRWSTASDRMIWSALVHSNNVLSVGYAIPSFDPKNLTKLNLKTKDWLEARQRILSIVFAEEKAFDKDLKTPEDVVVFPGHGMPNFDLKITQFSTVQKLRETGLIRFMEPADYEPKSEKGGKKQAQSARAPFYAFGCGDNEHAEPPVVNIIDYTSTTPNSSKISWNLVQHGLPAAWSRSATGRGMTIAYFDTGLSPEQARMNSGFSSGMSTNRTVQKMVTFPNTRLQNLLGVSESPDDWCGHGTCVASIGTAPRTGLSPIGVAYEANLVSVRASFDVFLNTTREWRGAADGFTQLATRPDVKVYSMSMGGVPFWSGTILYSIYNSVMADAIMLAAGYGKIMFCAAGTTPEDWMPKSLVVFPATMSEVYAVTGVKIRYDNQNNPLAIANYTVPSTCNECMYGPQVDFAVLMQKFNGNIRRVMALPRLNETEPTSFAGSSAATATMAAMFLSVWSRYPNEPAARVLTHLINHSTHGFQNRHPEVGWGLVDLDAATVDPTIPRRTF; encoded by the coding sequence ATGTCGAAACGATTACTTACGATCGGGGCTGTGCTAGCCCTGTATGCCTGTTCGCCCGAGCGCGCTATCGTGGTTGAGCCCAAAGACGCCCCTATCGAGCATATTTCACTCCATGCGAATGACGATAAACTAATTCCGAAGCCTGAAATCGATGCCTTTATCGAACAACAGGCCGACAAGGACAAAGAGCATTTGTTTCGGTGGTCGACGGCCTCTGATCGGATGATCTGGAGCGCGTTGGTGCATTCAAACAATGTGCTGTCGGTGGGGTATGCCATCCCATCGTTCGACCCCAAAAACCTGACAAAGCTGAACCTCAAAACCAAAGACTGGCTCGAAGCCCGGCAGCGGATTCTGTCGATTGTGTTTGCTGAAGAAAAGGCATTTGACAAAGACTTGAAAACGCCGGAAGACGTGGTGGTGTTTCCCGGCCACGGAATGCCCAACTTCGACCTGAAGATTACGCAGTTCAGCACGGTTCAGAAGCTGCGTGAAACGGGCCTGATCCGGTTTATGGAGCCAGCTGATTATGAGCCCAAATCGGAAAAGGGCGGTAAAAAGCAGGCGCAATCGGCACGGGCACCCTTTTATGCGTTTGGCTGTGGCGACAACGAACATGCCGAACCGCCGGTGGTCAACATTATCGATTACACTTCTACGACGCCCAATAGCAGCAAAATCTCCTGGAATCTGGTGCAGCACGGGCTACCTGCGGCCTGGAGCCGAAGCGCCACCGGCCGGGGTATGACCATCGCCTATTTCGACACGGGGTTATCGCCCGAACAGGCCCGCATGAACAGCGGATTCTCGTCGGGTATGTCGACCAACCGTACGGTTCAAAAGATGGTGACGTTTCCGAACACCCGCTTGCAGAACCTTCTGGGCGTGAGCGAATCGCCCGACGACTGGTGCGGTCATGGCACCTGCGTCGCGTCAATAGGGACCGCTCCCCGTACCGGCCTTTCGCCCATCGGGGTGGCCTACGAGGCTAATCTGGTTAGTGTACGGGCGAGTTTCGATGTGTTCCTAAACACCACCCGCGAATGGCGCGGGGCCGCCGATGGGTTTACCCAACTGGCTACCCGGCCCGATGTGAAAGTGTACAGCATGTCGATGGGGGGCGTCCCGTTCTGGAGCGGAACGATTCTGTACAGTATTTACAATAGCGTGATGGCCGATGCCATTATGCTGGCAGCTGGCTACGGCAAAATTATGTTCTGCGCGGCTGGCACTACCCCCGAAGACTGGATGCCCAAAAGTCTGGTCGTATTCCCGGCTACTATGAGCGAGGTGTACGCTGTGACAGGTGTGAAAATCCGGTACGACAATCAGAATAACCCATTGGCCATTGCCAACTACACCGTGCCATCCACCTGTAACGAGTGTATGTACGGCCCGCAGGTCGACTTTGCGGTGCTGATGCAGAAATTCAACGGCAACATTCGCCGGGTGATGGCCCTTCCTCGCCTGAACGAAACCGAGCCAACTTCGTTTGCAGGTTCGTCGGCGGCAACGGCCACCATGGCCGCCATGTTTCTGTCGGTATGGTCGCGGTACCCCAACGAACCGGCTGCGCGTGTGCTGACCCACCTGATCAATCACTCGACCCACGGCTTTCAGAATCGGCACCCCGAAGTTGGTTGGGGACTTGTGGATCTGGATGCGGCCACGGTTGATCCGACTATTCCGCGCCGGACGTTTTAA
- a CDS encoding TonB-dependent receptor: MFRYLVFLFALGIPLSLRAQAPIATEGVVFDAQTKEPLPGITVLANDTQIGTTTDANGAFRLTCPAACTALTIRSVGYTDQVIKPGAGKVTVSLQQRVQDLQGIVVTGSREAALRTQTPIAIARLSARTVEETKPTALYEVINKAPGALMVNLGNEQHSMAIRQPMTTNAYFLYLEDGVPIRPMGVFNHNALLELNQFTVSSLEIVKGPVSSVYGPEAVGGAVNVLTQRPTAVPTARAGVQFDQFGYRRVQVGAGARQGKFGLYVGGLVSRQRNGWMAASDYDKTSYYGRAEYQFTAKTRLTGTFSYNDYFSQTSGSVDSVAFFARQYVSTTGFTYRKTVSVRSRLTLEHDWKGGGQSFVTVFYRNNRNGQNPAYAIRWTPGQTTARGEVNSNDFKSLGFIAQHAQPLGWLSGKLLTGATVDESPNRYWAYQIDLNAQLRPDKRSVERYTIARERPDIPLADYEARIHNLAAYTQLELEPLPNLRLSAGLRLDRMAFDYTNGLDRTTGRKTFSQLTPKLGATYDLGRGKGLYANYSQGFAPPALTSIFRKRTAPAPNGDQFYYNLHSARFENLELGGWAAFWSGKVYVDYALYQMRGRDELLNVRMPDNSTDYQSAGKTLHRGAELSVTVKPSRQWLFRFGGTSAVHRFEQFVLSERVGDAVRNVDGKEMPSAPRSVWNTELSFYPPFLANFRASVEWQHVSGWYQNQINTVRYPGYDLFNGRVGYTFRGVEVFSNVLNLTNALYATNASRGNNPTDRTTFTPAAPRTFVMGVQYNFTAKTK, from the coding sequence CGGTGGGGTATACCGACCAGGTAATTAAGCCTGGCGCGGGCAAGGTAACGGTGAGTTTGCAACAGCGGGTGCAAGATTTGCAGGGCATAGTGGTAACCGGAAGCCGCGAGGCCGCGCTTCGCACCCAAACGCCCATTGCGATTGCCCGGCTGTCGGCCCGGACGGTGGAAGAAACCAAGCCGACTGCGCTGTACGAGGTGATTAACAAGGCCCCCGGAGCGCTTATGGTTAATCTGGGTAATGAACAGCACTCGATGGCTATTCGGCAACCTATGACCACCAACGCGTATTTTCTGTACCTCGAAGACGGCGTTCCCATACGCCCGATGGGTGTGTTTAACCACAATGCCCTGCTCGAACTGAATCAGTTTACGGTCAGCTCGCTCGAAATCGTGAAAGGACCCGTCTCGTCAGTGTATGGCCCGGAGGCTGTGGGTGGGGCCGTGAATGTGCTCACGCAGCGCCCAACGGCTGTACCTACTGCGCGGGCCGGTGTTCAGTTCGATCAGTTTGGCTACCGCCGGGTGCAGGTGGGTGCGGGGGCAAGGCAAGGCAAGTTCGGGCTGTACGTGGGCGGGCTGGTTAGTCGGCAACGGAATGGCTGGATGGCGGCTTCTGACTACGATAAAACGTCGTATTACGGGCGGGCCGAATACCAGTTTACGGCCAAAACCCGCCTGACGGGTACGTTTTCGTACAACGATTACTTCTCCCAAACGAGCGGCAGCGTGGATAGTGTCGCTTTTTTTGCCCGGCAATATGTGAGCACAACCGGCTTTACCTACCGCAAAACGGTTTCGGTACGGAGCCGACTCACTCTCGAACACGACTGGAAGGGCGGGGGCCAAAGTTTCGTGACGGTCTTTTACCGAAACAACCGCAACGGGCAGAATCCGGCCTATGCCATTCGGTGGACACCGGGGCAAACTACCGCGCGGGGCGAAGTCAATTCCAATGACTTTAAAAGCCTGGGGTTCATCGCCCAGCATGCCCAACCGCTTGGCTGGCTGAGCGGCAAACTGCTCACGGGCGCTACCGTCGATGAGTCGCCGAACCGGTACTGGGCCTACCAGATTGATCTGAACGCGCAACTCCGTCCCGACAAGCGGTCGGTGGAACGGTACACAATTGCCCGCGAACGGCCCGACATCCCCCTGGCCGATTACGAAGCCCGGATACATAATCTGGCGGCCTACACCCAACTGGAGCTGGAGCCCCTGCCCAACCTGCGGCTGTCGGCCGGGTTGCGTCTCGACCGGATGGCGTTCGATTACACTAATGGGCTCGACCGCACGACGGGCCGCAAAACGTTTAGTCAGCTGACGCCCAAGTTGGGAGCTACCTACGATCTGGGGCGCGGGAAGGGACTGTATGCCAACTACTCGCAGGGGTTCGCTCCACCGGCTCTGACTTCGATTTTTCGGAAACGAACGGCACCCGCACCCAACGGCGACCAGTTTTATTACAATCTCCATTCGGCCCGGTTTGAGAATCTGGAACTGGGCGGTTGGGCCGCGTTCTGGTCCGGCAAGGTGTATGTCGACTACGCCCTTTACCAGATGCGCGGCCGGGATGAACTGCTGAACGTCAGAATGCCCGACAACTCCACCGATTACCAGTCGGCGGGTAAAACTCTGCACCGGGGTGCCGAGCTAAGCGTTACCGTAAAACCGTCGCGGCAGTGGTTGTTTCGGTTTGGCGGCACCTCGGCGGTACACCGGTTTGAGCAGTTCGTGTTGAGCGAGCGCGTTGGCGATGCCGTTCGGAATGTCGATGGGAAAGAAATGCCCTCGGCCCCCCGTTCTGTCTGGAATACCGAACTAAGTTTTTATCCGCCATTTCTAGCCAATTTCCGGGCTTCGGTGGAGTGGCAACACGTGTCGGGCTGGTATCAGAATCAGATCAATACGGTTCGGTATCCAGGCTACGACCTCTTCAATGGTCGGGTAGGGTACACGTTTCGGGGCGTTGAGGTATTTTCCAACGTGCTCAACCTGACCAACGCGCTCTATGCTACCAATGCAAGCCGGGGCAACAACCCCACCGACCGAACTACGTTTACACCGGCCGCACCCCGCACGTTTGTGATGGGGGTTCAGTACAATTTCACCGCTAAGACAAAATGA
- a CDS encoding PepSY-associated TM helix domain-containing protein yields the protein MRVKKVVGKIHLWLGLASGLVVFIVAVTGCLYAFKTEIEDLTQSYRYVPAEARPVLPPSRMQAIAHALLPGKNLHSVTYRTGGRAAVLSYYHYEPTYYYLAYVNPYSGQVLHVQDMSYDFFYQVLQGHYYLWLPPTIGQPIVASSTLVFVVLLISGLVLWWPRNKAAQKQRFSVKWQASPKRRNYDLHNVLGFYASVVLLLLALTGLVWGFQWFAKSVYWVTSGGETQVDYYEPTSIIPKVPVAANAPAVDRLWHQTTAQAPNAQTVEVHYPETPTASIAVTTNPDAATFWKGDHRYFDQYTLQEIPVKHLYSRFDETLTVADKIARLNYDVHVGAILGLPGKIIAFLASLIAASLPVTGFMIWWNRRNKTPKRVGSRVVEVASQTKRRKELAR from the coding sequence ATGCGAGTAAAGAAAGTAGTCGGTAAAATCCATCTTTGGCTTGGTTTGGCTTCTGGCCTTGTGGTGTTCATTGTGGCCGTGACGGGCTGTTTGTACGCGTTCAAGACCGAAATTGAAGACCTGACCCAATCATATCGGTACGTACCTGCCGAAGCGCGGCCTGTGTTGCCGCCTTCGCGCATGCAGGCCATCGCCCATGCCCTTTTGCCCGGTAAAAACCTGCACAGTGTAACCTACCGCACGGGTGGGCGCGCGGCTGTGTTGTCGTACTATCATTACGAACCGACCTACTACTATCTGGCTTATGTGAATCCGTATTCGGGCCAAGTGCTGCACGTGCAGGATATGAGCTACGATTTTTTCTACCAGGTCTTGCAGGGGCATTATTATTTGTGGTTACCCCCGACCATCGGGCAGCCCATCGTCGCATCGTCGACGCTCGTGTTTGTGGTGTTGCTCATTTCGGGGCTGGTGTTGTGGTGGCCCAGAAACAAAGCCGCCCAAAAGCAGCGGTTTTCGGTTAAATGGCAAGCCTCCCCAAAACGTCGAAACTACGACCTGCACAACGTGCTCGGTTTCTACGCGTCCGTGGTGTTGCTGTTACTGGCGCTCACGGGGCTGGTTTGGGGATTCCAATGGTTTGCGAAGTCGGTGTATTGGGTGACGTCGGGGGGCGAAACACAGGTGGACTACTACGAACCAACGTCGATTATTCCCAAGGTACCGGTGGCGGCCAATGCCCCAGCCGTCGATCGGCTCTGGCACCAAACTACGGCCCAGGCCCCTAATGCCCAGACCGTTGAGGTGCATTACCCAGAAACCCCGACGGCGTCGATTGCGGTAACGACCAACCCGGATGCGGCTACCTTTTGGAAAGGAGATCATCGGTACTTCGACCAATACACCTTGCAGGAAATTCCGGTAAAACACCTGTACAGCCGATTTGACGAGACGCTGACCGTAGCCGATAAAATTGCCCGGCTCAACTACGATGTTCACGTTGGGGCAATTTTGGGCTTGCCGGGTAAAATCATTGCTTTTTTGGCGAGCCTGATTGCCGCCAGTCTGCCCGTTACGGGTTTCATGATCTGGTGGAACCGTCGTAACAAAACCCCCAAACGAGTGGGGAGCCGTGTGGTAGAAGTTGCTTCGCAAACCAAACGGAGGAAAGAGTTAGCCCGGTAG
- a CDS encoding sulfatase family protein, which produces MKRNLLTVSLTALTALLLALPAYTPLKAPSPPASQPNIIFIFSDDHAYQAISAYGSKLTRTPNIDRIAREGAILNNNLVTNSICGPSRATLLTGKYSHLNGYKVNERKFEVNQPVFPEMLQKNGYQTAWIGKMHLGSMPHGFDYLNVLPGQGQYYNPDFINGRNETVRYPGYVTNVTTQLSLDWLKGRDPAKPFFLVVGHKATHREWLPDLPDLGAYDKVTFPLPSTFYDNYDGRAAARDQDMTIDKTMRLKEDLKVHANYDQKGGYTTYSRLSPEQRKAFADYYEGKVSREFDEKQLTGKALVEWKYQRYLRDYLATANSLDRNIGELLNYLDQTGLAQNTVVIYASDQGFYLGEHGWFDKRFIYEESLKTPFVIRYPGVIKPGTKLNQLVSNIDWAPTVLNLAGAAIPSDIQGQSFLPLLKGEKTPWRKEAYYHYYEYPEPHHVSPHFGLRTERYKLVRFYGPTNFWELYDLKTDPREVRNLYGQKGYEAITADLKARLRAQIEQYKDDDAVKLL; this is translated from the coding sequence ATGAAACGAAACCTATTAACCGTCTCACTAACAGCGCTCACGGCCTTATTGCTGGCTCTGCCTGCCTACACGCCCCTGAAGGCTCCCTCGCCCCCGGCGAGCCAACCGAACATCATTTTTATCTTTTCCGACGACCATGCCTATCAGGCCATTAGTGCCTACGGGAGTAAGCTAACCCGCACGCCCAACATCGACCGGATTGCCCGCGAAGGCGCTATTCTGAACAACAACCTGGTCACCAACTCAATCTGTGGACCCAGCCGGGCCACGCTGCTTACGGGCAAGTACAGCCACCTGAACGGCTACAAGGTAAATGAGCGGAAGTTTGAGGTGAACCAGCCGGTATTCCCGGAGATGCTTCAGAAAAATGGTTACCAAACGGCCTGGATTGGCAAAATGCACCTCGGCAGTATGCCCCACGGGTTCGACTACCTCAATGTGTTGCCGGGTCAGGGCCAGTATTACAACCCCGATTTTATCAACGGCCGCAACGAAACCGTGCGCTACCCCGGCTACGTGACCAACGTAACTACGCAGCTCTCACTCGATTGGCTCAAAGGGCGCGACCCGGCCAAGCCGTTTTTTCTGGTTGTAGGCCACAAGGCAACGCACCGCGAGTGGCTCCCCGATTTGCCCGATCTGGGTGCTTACGACAAGGTGACGTTCCCGCTCCCTTCGACTTTTTACGACAACTACGACGGCCGTGCTGCCGCACGCGATCAGGACATGACCATTGACAAAACCATGCGCCTGAAAGAAGACCTCAAAGTACACGCCAACTATGACCAGAAAGGTGGCTACACTACCTACAGCCGGCTTTCGCCGGAGCAGCGCAAAGCGTTTGCGGATTATTACGAAGGGAAGGTAAGCCGTGAGTTTGACGAGAAGCAACTGACGGGTAAGGCGTTGGTGGAGTGGAAGTACCAACGGTATCTGCGCGATTATCTGGCTACGGCCAACTCGCTCGACCGCAACATTGGCGAGCTGCTCAACTACCTCGACCAAACGGGTTTGGCCCAGAATACGGTGGTGATTTACGCATCAGATCAGGGCTTTTATCTGGGCGAACACGGCTGGTTCGACAAGCGGTTTATTTACGAAGAATCGCTCAAGACCCCGTTTGTGATACGGTATCCGGGCGTCATCAAACCCGGCACAAAACTGAATCAGCTGGTATCCAATATCGATTGGGCGCCTACGGTTCTCAATCTGGCCGGGGCCGCCATTCCGTCCGACATACAGGGGCAATCGTTTTTGCCCTTGTTAAAAGGGGAGAAGACCCCCTGGCGCAAAGAGGCCTATTACCACTATTACGAGTACCCGGAACCGCACCATGTATCGCCCCATTTCGGGTTGCGTACTGAGCGGTATAAACTTGTTCGCTTTTACGGTCCCACCAATTTCTGGGAGCTGTACGATCTCAAAACCGACCCCCGCGAAGTGCGCAATCTGTACGGACAAAAAGGCTACGAAGCCATCACAGCCGACCTGAAAGCCAGGCTCCGCGCCCAGATTGAGCAGTACAAAGACGACGATGCTGTCAAGCTGCTGTAG
- a CDS encoding TonB-dependent receptor, protein MQSLVKFYILLALAIPVVAQAQQQGLIQGIVTTSDSNPAAGVTVVLKGKGQGAVSNEKGAYVLNRVKAGTYTLQVSAVGLKTAEKEVTVGPGETVTLNFTLIETTAQLQEVIVSGSLTNRFARPTSDYVSKMPLSNIENPQVYNSIGKELLTEQLVFTVDDAMRNAPGVQKMWEATGRAGDGGGYYNTRGFIVQSQLRNGLAGNVTSDIDAVNLEKLETIKGPSATLFGSTLTSYGGLINRVTKKPYQTFGGEVSVSAGNFDFQRVSLDVNTPLSAKKTVLFRLNTAFNHQGTFQTVGFNRNLALAPSLTFKPSDKLSITVDAEIFRSTNVGKQLIFFYVPGASLGATRADELKIDYRNSYMGPGLIQNSRSTNLFGQINYRISPSFTSSTNLSSSHSYSNGIGPYFYLLPGATSGNINLVRADQSTRNSTNDVFEVQQLLNGDFRLGDLRNRVVFGLDYLHINSNQLFFGSTFDTVPVATDFDYSNFNGTNLRALYAGKAPDFTYPVTGVRDTYSAFVSDVLNLTDKLSVLAALRVDHFNNKGGTQGAAVEGYRQTAFSPKFGVVYQPIKDRVSVFANYQNSFNNRGVYNAYDPADADSLVQRFAKLEQANQFEAGVKLNSFGGRLTTTVSYYDIQVKNLLRTDPNPLAAARFAQTQDGMQTSKGFELDVVANPVNGLNVVAGFSYNDSRIVRASEDVDGRRPSTASSPYLANLWVSYRLPNYLVKGLGFGVGGNYASDNKIQNSVSQGVFVLPAYTVLNASAFYDARKFRVAVKTDNFTNQRYWIGYTTMNPQKLRSFVASVTYKL, encoded by the coding sequence ATGCAATCATTGGTAAAGTTTTATATACTATTGGCGCTGGCAATACCAGTAGTCGCTCAGGCTCAACAACAGGGACTTATTCAGGGTATCGTGACCACGTCAGACAGCAACCCGGCAGCGGGCGTTACAGTTGTGCTGAAAGGAAAGGGGCAGGGAGCTGTTTCAAATGAGAAGGGTGCGTACGTTCTTAATCGGGTTAAGGCGGGGACATACACGCTTCAAGTCTCGGCAGTCGGCCTGAAAACGGCTGAGAAAGAAGTGACGGTAGGGCCAGGCGAAACGGTAACGCTCAACTTTACGCTGATTGAGACAACCGCGCAGCTTCAGGAGGTAATTGTGAGTGGTAGCCTGACCAACCGGTTTGCTCGCCCCACCAGCGATTACGTATCCAAAATGCCCTTGTCGAATATCGAAAACCCGCAGGTGTACAACAGTATCGGTAAGGAGTTGTTGACGGAGCAACTGGTGTTTACCGTTGATGATGCCATGCGCAACGCACCGGGAGTTCAGAAAATGTGGGAAGCTACCGGCCGCGCGGGCGACGGCGGGGGGTACTACAACACCCGTGGATTTATTGTTCAGAGTCAGCTTCGGAATGGGCTTGCCGGTAATGTGACAAGTGACATCGACGCAGTAAACCTCGAAAAACTGGAGACTATTAAAGGCCCCTCGGCCACCTTATTTGGCAGTACCCTGACTTCGTACGGTGGGCTCATTAACCGGGTAACCAAGAAACCCTACCAAACCTTCGGGGGGGAGGTGTCGGTTTCGGCAGGTAATTTCGATTTTCAGCGGGTAAGCCTGGATGTAAATACCCCGCTTTCCGCAAAAAAAACGGTGCTGTTCCGGCTCAATACAGCATTCAATCATCAGGGTACTTTTCAGACTGTCGGCTTCAATCGGAACCTGGCGTTGGCACCCAGCCTTACATTCAAGCCATCGGACAAGCTCTCGATTACGGTGGACGCCGAGATTTTCCGCTCGACCAACGTGGGTAAGCAGCTTATCTTCTTTTATGTACCGGGTGCCTCGTTGGGGGCAACCCGTGCCGACGAGCTGAAGATTGATTACCGTAACTCGTACATGGGGCCCGGCCTGATTCAGAATTCGCGAAGCACCAACCTGTTTGGGCAGATAAACTACCGCATTTCGCCTTCGTTTACCTCATCGACCAACCTCAGCTCAAGCCACAGTTATTCCAACGGGATCGGGCCTTATTTCTACCTGCTTCCGGGGGCTACGTCGGGCAACATCAATCTGGTTCGGGCCGATCAGTCGACGCGCAACAGCACCAACGATGTGTTTGAGGTACAGCAACTGCTTAATGGCGATTTCCGGCTCGGCGATCTGCGCAACCGGGTAGTGTTTGGTCTTGATTATCTGCACATCAACTCCAATCAGCTTTTCTTCGGGAGTACGTTTGATACGGTGCCGGTTGCCACTGATTTTGACTACAGCAACTTCAACGGTACTAACCTGAGGGCGTTGTATGCGGGCAAAGCCCCCGATTTTACGTACCCGGTCACGGGGGTTCGCGACACGTACAGCGCCTTTGTGTCGGACGTGCTCAACCTGACCGATAAACTGAGTGTACTGGCCGCCCTCCGGGTCGATCATTTTAACAACAAAGGGGGCACACAGGGAGCAGCTGTGGAGGGATACCGGCAAACGGCGTTTTCACCCAAGTTTGGGGTTGTTTACCAGCCGATTAAAGACCGGGTTTCCGTGTTTGCCAACTACCAGAATAGCTTCAACAACCGGGGCGTGTACAATGCTTACGACCCTGCGGATGCCGATAGTCTGGTACAGCGATTTGCTAAACTGGAGCAGGCCAATCAGTTTGAAGCCGGTGTTAAACTCAACTCGTTCGGTGGCCGCCTGACTACCACCGTCAGCTACTACGATATTCAAGTGAAAAACCTGCTGCGTACCGACCCGAACCCCCTGGCCGCTGCCCGCTTTGCCCAGACCCAGGACGGTATGCAGACCAGCAAGGGATTTGAACTCGATGTGGTGGCTAATCCGGTCAATGGCCTGAATGTAGTGGCGGGGTTCAGCTATAACGACTCGCGCATTGTGCGGGCGTCAGAAGATGTCGACGGTCGGCGTCCGAGTACAGCTTCATCGCCGTATCTGGCCAATCTGTGGGTGAGTTATCGGTTGCCCAATTATCTGGTAAAGGGACTTGGATTTGGGGTCGGTGGCAATTACGCCAGCGACAACAAAATTCAGAACAGCGTGAGTCAGGGTGTGTTTGTTCTGCCCGCCTACACCGTCCTGAATGCTTCGGCTTTTTACGATGCCAGGAAATTCCGGGTGGCTGTCAAAACCGACAACTTCACCAATCAACGGTACTGGATTGGCTACACCACCATGAATCCGCAGAAGCTCCGCAGCTTTGTGGCCAGCGTGACTTACAAACTGTAA
- a CDS encoding DMT family transporter, whose translation MSWMYLVLAGLLEVVWAYSMKQSAGFTRLIPSLVTLVAMMASFGLLALAMRSLPLGTAYTIWTGIGAVGAFLVGIIWLQEPATPLRLLAALLIIAGLVLLELSSK comes from the coding sequence ATGTCCTGGATGTATCTGGTTTTAGCGGGCCTACTCGAAGTGGTTTGGGCCTATTCCATGAAGCAGTCAGCGGGTTTCACTCGACTCATTCCCTCCCTTGTAACGCTTGTTGCTATGATGGCCAGCTTCGGATTGCTGGCATTGGCTATGCGGTCGTTGCCGCTGGGTACGGCCTACACCATCTGGACGGGTATTGGGGCCGTCGGGGCTTTTCTGGTCGGAATTATCTGGCTACAGGAGCCCGCTACTCCCTTGCGGCTCCTGGCCGCCTTGCTGATTATAGCTGGGTTGGTGCTGCTGGAGCTCTCGTCGAAATAA
- a CDS encoding helix-turn-helix domain-containing protein: MSIIVNLDVMMAKRKMSLNELSTKVDLTLSNLSILKTGKAKAIRFSTLEAICKALDCQPGDILEFREEE, encoded by the coding sequence ATGTCGATTATAGTCAATCTGGACGTCATGATGGCGAAACGAAAAATGTCGCTCAACGAGCTTTCTACCAAGGTCGACCTGACGCTTTCGAACCTATCCATTCTCAAAACAGGTAAAGCAAAAGCCATTCGATTTAGCACCCTCGAAGCCATTTGCAAAGCGCTCGACTGCCAGCCGGGCGATATTCTGGAGTTTCGGGAGGAGGAATAA
- a CDS encoding sialidase family protein yields MKILVFLLGILTIGSIAQTLTPVSEPVAQATLPRFTTDHQNRPVVAWVSTEKNGPVLCYRVSADGGRSFGPVVQVPTPTGTAVHSEGRPKVAFRADGTVLATFEVRKPTETQPRAGDILYRTSTDGGQTWSALKPLHKSVRVGGSHSFHDLTRLPNGQIGAVWLDEKLPGREGRSVLFSQTGANGEFGAEVLLDSNACQCCRTSLVVGPGGSIYAAYRDLLPDGTRDIGYVRSGDGGRSFSSPTLFYPDRWNIRACPHSGAQLVAHPSGIWVTWFSGAEVGGGIRLKSLDAAGLAFNPAQLAMRYPQATCTASGLLAVCWEEWMGEGEDAYRKVGLKVGDGPVQYLTPPGQIATQPTLLTTDSGLLLSYTVLKGSASELRVVRVSDRVK; encoded by the coding sequence ATGAAAATACTCGTTTTCCTGCTGGGCATCTTGACAATCGGGTCTATTGCCCAAACTCTGACGCCCGTGTCGGAACCGGTTGCGCAGGCTACCTTGCCCCGGTTCACCACCGACCACCAGAACCGCCCGGTTGTGGCCTGGGTGTCGACCGAAAAAAACGGCCCTGTGCTCTGTTATCGGGTATCCGCCGATGGCGGGCGTTCGTTTGGGCCTGTGGTGCAGGTGCCCACGCCTACCGGCACGGCTGTGCATAGCGAAGGTCGACCCAAAGTGGCGTTTCGGGCCGATGGTACCGTACTGGCTACCTTTGAAGTGCGCAAGCCCACCGAGACCCAGCCCCGCGCCGGTGATATTCTTTACCGTACCTCGACCGATGGCGGGCAAACCTGGTCGGCCTTGAAGCCACTCCACAAATCGGTCCGGGTGGGTGGCTCGCATTCGTTTCACGACCTGACCCGCCTGCCGAACGGTCAGATTGGCGCGGTTTGGCTCGACGAGAAACTCCCCGGTCGCGAAGGGCGTTCGGTGCTGTTTAGCCAAACCGGCGCCAACGGTGAATTTGGGGCCGAAGTGTTGCTCGATTCCAATGCCTGTCAGTGCTGCCGAACGAGCCTCGTGGTGGGGCCGGGAGGTTCTATCTATGCCGCCTACCGCGATCTGCTGCCCGATGGTACCCGCGACATCGGCTACGTTCGGTCGGGCGACGGTGGCAGGTCGTTTTCGTCGCCGACCCTGTTCTATCCCGACCGCTGGAACATTCGGGCTTGTCCGCACAGTGGGGCGCAGTTAGTAGCTCATCCGTCGGGCATTTGGGTGACGTGGTTCAGCGGGGCTGAGGTAGGGGGCGGTATCCGGCTCAAATCGCTCGATGCCGCGGGACTGGCGTTCAACCCCGCGCAACTGGCTATGCGTTACCCGCAGGCTACCTGTACGGCTTCGGGCCTGTTGGCGGTGTGCTGGGAAGAGTGGATGGGGGAGGGCGAAGACGCCTACCGAAAAGTGGGCCTGAAAGTGGGCGATGGCCCGGTGCAGTACCTCACCCCGCCGGGCCAAATTGCCACCCAGCCTACGTTACTGACAACCGATTCGGGGCTTTTGCTGAGCTATACCGTGTTGAAGGGGTCAGCGTCTGAACTTCGGGTGGTGCGGGTGTCCGACCGGGTCAAATAA